In Drosophila simulans strain w501 chromosome X, Prin_Dsim_3.1, whole genome shotgun sequence, one DNA window encodes the following:
- the LOC6726529 gene encoding uncharacterized protein LOC6726529 — MVEKTKTLQLLRMARSVLAIIYNDHFCWTFIKSYGLFSLAIPLAKYFDGFQVLLTGGV; from the coding sequence ATGGTGGAGAAAACCAAAACACTTCAGTTGCTGCGAATGGCTCGCTCCGTATTGGCGATCATCTATAATGACCACTTCTGCTGGACCTTCATAAAGAGCTATGGACTCTTCTCGCTGGCGATTCCGCTGGCCAAGTACTTCGATGGCTTCCAAGTGTTGCTCACCGGTGGCGTGTAA